One part of the Streptomyces lydicus genome encodes these proteins:
- a CDS encoding ATP-binding cassette domain-containing protein, translated as MNTTRQGAAVSARGIGVRGPRGWAFRGVDITADAGALIAVQGPSGSGRTCLLLALTGRMRITEGTATVAGFPLPKRIGTVRGRTAVAHVPGVAELEPALTVGEHLKEQALLGRRLKGSLPFGKRHREATRARITAALAAAGLDPETLPKGLRTAVRDLERLEALRLSIALAVMHAPHLLAVDDVDLKLSAAERDLAWDLLRDLTRQGLTVVAAGSDAPADALVVRTTQTGTRADGPADTPAGPPAPVPDDTHTPEEEAAHAFAETGRA; from the coding sequence GTGAACACCACCCGCCAGGGGGCGGCGGTCAGCGCCAGAGGGATCGGAGTGCGGGGGCCACGGGGGTGGGCCTTCAGAGGCGTCGACATCACCGCGGACGCGGGCGCACTGATCGCCGTGCAGGGCCCGTCGGGTTCCGGACGCACCTGCCTGCTGCTCGCCCTCACCGGCCGGATGCGGATCACCGAAGGCACCGCCACGGTCGCCGGATTCCCGCTGCCCAAGCGGATCGGGACGGTACGCGGCCGTACCGCCGTCGCCCACGTACCGGGCGTCGCCGAGCTGGAGCCGGCCCTCACGGTCGGCGAACACCTCAAGGAACAGGCCCTGTTGGGGCGGCGCCTGAAGGGCTCGCTGCCCTTCGGCAAGCGCCACCGGGAGGCCACCCGGGCCCGGATCACCGCCGCCCTCGCGGCCGCCGGACTCGACCCCGAGACCCTCCCCAAGGGCCTGCGGACGGCCGTCCGCGACCTGGAGCGGCTGGAGGCGCTGCGCCTGTCGATCGCGCTCGCCGTGATGCACGCCCCGCACCTGCTGGCCGTCGACGACGTCGACCTCAAGCTCTCCGCGGCCGAACGCGACCTGGCCTGGGACCTGTTGCGGGACCTCACCCGGCAGGGCCTGACCGTCGTGGCGGCCGGCAGCGACGCGCCGGCGGACGCGCTGGTCGTCCGCACCACGCAGACCGGCACCCGGGCCGACGGCCCCGCCGACACCCCGGCCGGCCCGCCGGCCCCCGTTCCGGACGACACCCACACTCCCGAGGAGGAAGCGGCGCATGCGTTCGCCGAGACTGGCCGCGCTTGA
- a CDS encoding discoidin domain-containing protein: MELSAPPPVDHPPEPPAAPRPAARRPRRLVAPLLAGALVALLAPLPASASAPHPVPGPPAPRDSCERGDGWSATATRIDPEDSHHAYVGNGYLGQRVPPNGTGYAAPGGETGWPLKTPEYDGSFVAGLYAKGPKNVQGRQAVAALPTWTTLDVATGGAHPDTFSSATAPGRISNYRQTLSLRCGFVRTSLTWTAADGRRTDLVYEVLADRNDPHTGAVRLRMTPHWSGPATVTDTLDGRGARRMAPAGSASAGGRDGGRTMDVSFRTDGTRTEGAVASTLRTGPGIDAARPGQAPRTDTLSNHQRVTFPVRSGSSYELTKYVGVDTALTSRSPRADADAASRRAAARGWADLFARHTAAWQRLWRSDIEVKGQRALQSWVRSAQYGLLSATRAGSDNSIGPTGLTSDNYAGEIFWDAETWMYPGLLATHPALARSIVDYRYKTREGARANARKLGYDGLFYAWTSGSKGDLWNECHSWDPPHCRTQNHLMGDISLATWQYYLATKDTAWLRSRGWPVLKGIAEFWASRATRNTDGSYSIKNVAGPDEYSNGVTDGVFTNAGAATALRNATRVAAVLGERAPASWRTLADKLRIPYDTRNKVYEQYAGYRGTTIKQADTVLLMYPLEWPMSRARASRTLDFYAAHTDPDGPAMTDSVHAIDAAAIGEPGCATYSYLMRSIKPFVRGPFAEFSEARGTKAGADDPHAGKPAQDFLTGKGGFLQTFTHGLTGLRLREDRVRLDPTLPPQLSEGVTLRGLHWQGRTFDVAIGADHTTVRLTAGAPMRIETPRGEQLVSRGVPAVLKTRRPDLDATSNAARCAPATATSEEPGLYAPAAVDGNTTTAWVPASATGTLTVDLGRTTRVGRITPHWTATRPRSYNVQVSRDGKHWTGTGYAGRSPARYVRVTVEGDRTPAAGGKPRPHPGITELTVQRVK; the protein is encoded by the coding sequence ATGGAACTCTCGGCACCACCCCCCGTTGACCACCCGCCCGAGCCGCCGGCGGCGCCCCGGCCCGCCGCGCGCCGCCCCCGCAGGCTGGTCGCGCCGCTCCTGGCGGGCGCGTTGGTCGCGCTCCTCGCCCCGCTGCCCGCGTCCGCGTCGGCGCCGCACCCGGTGCCCGGCCCGCCCGCCCCGCGGGACTCCTGCGAGCGCGGCGACGGCTGGAGCGCCACCGCCACCCGGATCGATCCCGAGGACAGTCACCACGCCTACGTCGGCAACGGCTACCTCGGCCAGCGGGTGCCCCCCAACGGCACCGGATACGCGGCCCCCGGCGGCGAGACCGGCTGGCCGCTGAAGACCCCCGAGTACGACGGCTCGTTCGTCGCCGGGCTCTACGCCAAGGGGCCCAAGAACGTCCAGGGCCGCCAGGCCGTCGCCGCCCTGCCGACCTGGACCACCCTCGACGTCGCCACCGGCGGCGCCCACCCCGACACCTTCTCCTCCGCCACCGCACCCGGCCGGATCTCGAACTACCGCCAGACCCTCTCGCTGCGCTGCGGCTTCGTCCGTACCTCGCTGACCTGGACGGCCGCCGACGGGCGCCGCACCGACCTGGTCTACGAGGTGCTCGCCGACCGCAACGACCCGCACACCGGCGCCGTACGGCTGCGGATGACGCCCCACTGGAGCGGCCCCGCCACGGTCACCGACACCCTCGACGGGCGCGGCGCCCGCCGAATGGCGCCGGCCGGCTCCGCCTCCGCGGGCGGCCGGGACGGCGGCCGCACGATGGACGTCTCCTTCCGCACGGACGGCACGAGGACCGAGGGCGCGGTGGCCTCCACCCTGCGCACCGGCCCCGGCATCGACGCGGCCCGCCCCGGGCAGGCGCCGCGGACGGACACCCTGAGCAACCATCAGCGCGTGACCTTCCCGGTCCGCAGCGGCAGCTCGTACGAGCTGACCAAGTACGTCGGCGTGGACACCGCGCTCACCTCCCGCTCCCCGCGCGCCGACGCCGACGCCGCCTCGCGCCGGGCCGCGGCCCGCGGCTGGGCGGACCTGTTCGCCCGGCACACCGCGGCCTGGCAGCGGCTGTGGCGCAGCGACATCGAGGTCAAGGGGCAGCGCGCGCTGCAGTCCTGGGTGCGCTCCGCGCAGTACGGGCTGCTGTCCGCCACCCGCGCCGGCAGCGACAACAGCATCGGCCCCACCGGCCTGACCAGCGACAACTACGCCGGTGAGATCTTCTGGGACGCCGAGACCTGGATGTACCCCGGCCTGCTGGCCACCCACCCCGCGCTCGCCAGGTCGATCGTCGACTACCGCTACAAGACCCGCGAGGGCGCCCGCGCCAACGCCCGCAAGCTCGGCTACGACGGGCTGTTCTACGCGTGGACCAGCGGCAGCAAGGGCGATCTGTGGAACGAGTGCCACAGCTGGGACCCGCCGCACTGCAGGACCCAGAACCACCTCATGGGCGACATCTCCCTCGCCACCTGGCAGTACTACCTCGCCACCAAGGACACCGCCTGGCTGCGGTCACGCGGCTGGCCGGTCCTCAAGGGCATCGCCGAGTTCTGGGCCTCCCGCGCCACCCGCAACACCGACGGCAGCTACTCGATCAAGAACGTCGCCGGACCCGACGAGTACAGCAACGGCGTCACCGACGGCGTCTTCACCAACGCCGGCGCCGCCACCGCGCTGCGCAACGCCACCCGGGTCGCCGCCGTCCTCGGCGAGCGGGCGCCCGCCTCCTGGCGGACCCTCGCCGACAAGCTGCGGATCCCCTACGACACCAGGAACAAGGTCTACGAGCAGTACGCCGGCTACCGGGGCACCACCATCAAGCAGGCCGACACCGTGCTGCTGATGTACCCCCTGGAATGGCCGATGTCGCGGGCCAGGGCGTCCCGCACGCTGGACTTCTACGCCGCGCACACCGACCCGGACGGCCCGGCCATGACGGACTCGGTGCACGCCATCGACGCCGCCGCGATCGGTGAGCCCGGCTGCGCCACGTACAGCTATCTGATGCGGTCCATCAAGCCGTTCGTCCGCGGGCCGTTCGCGGAGTTCTCCGAGGCGCGCGGCACCAAAGCCGGCGCCGACGACCCGCACGCCGGGAAGCCCGCGCAGGACTTCCTCACCGGCAAGGGCGGTTTCCTCCAGACCTTCACCCACGGGCTGACCGGCCTGCGGCTGCGCGAGGACCGGGTGCGTCTGGACCCGACGCTGCCGCCGCAGCTGTCCGAGGGCGTCACCCTGCGGGGTCTGCACTGGCAGGGCCGGACCTTCGACGTCGCGATCGGCGCCGACCACACCACGGTGCGGCTCACCGCCGGGGCGCCGATGCGGATCGAGACGCCGCGCGGCGAGCAGCTCGTCAGCCGGGGCGTGCCGGCCGTCCTCAAGACCCGCCGCCCCGACCTGGACGCGACCTCGAACGCGGCCCGCTGCGCCCCCGCCACGGCGACCTCCGAGGAGCCGGGCCTGTACGCGCCCGCGGCGGTGGACGGCAACACGACCACCGCCTGGGTTCCCGCCTCCGCCACCGGCACCCTCACCGTCGACCTCGGCCGGACCACCCGCGTCGGCCGGATCACCCCGCACTGGACGGCCACCCGCCCCAGGTCCTACAACGTCCAGGTCTCGCGGGACGGCAAGCACTGGACGGGCACCGGGTACGCGGGCCGCAGCCCCGCCCGGTACGTACGGGTCACCGTCGAGGGCGACCGGACCCCGGCCGCGGGCGGCAAGCCCCGGCCGCACCCGGGCATCACGGAACTCACCGTGCAACGGGTGAAGTGA